The following proteins are co-located in the Amyelois transitella isolate CPQ chromosome W, ilAmyTran1.1, whole genome shotgun sequence genome:
- the LOC132904122 gene encoding uncharacterized protein LOC132904122 → YCLFLFAGNSVIQRWRGIKDTFNKYEKKLKDASRSGSGSKNIKEYHLYKQLQFLKKNLQNETSTSINESENEQDNQEGTSKTRYQRQPPKRKMVNNNFEDDIVKILKEPENRHISFFKGILPSLERLDNNKTLIFQSRVLQILTELHQPHGYYYPNSNYQSGYQTQHFATSQQTPLIRPQSSNIPDQINSPSNDYSNSSILSTLSTEEDFDFS, encoded by the coding sequence tattgtctATTTCTTTTTGCAGGTAATTCAGTAATACAAAGATGGAGGGGGATTAAGGAtacctttaataaatatgaaaagaaaCTCAAAGATGCAAGTAGGTCAGGGTCTGGatccaaaaatataaaagaataccaTCTGTacaaacaattacaatttcttaagaaaaatttgCAAAATGAGACCTCTACTAGTATAAATGAGTCAGAAAATGAGCAAGATAATCAAGAAGGTACATCTAAAACACGTTACCAAAGGCAGCCACCAAAAAGAAAGAtggttaataataattttgaagatgatattgtaaagattttaaaggAACCTGAGAATAGAcacatatctttttttaaaggtatTCTACCATCACTTGAAAGATTAGATAACAATAAAACACTAATCTTTCAGAGCAGAGTTCTTCAAATTTTAACAGAGTTGCATCAACCTCATGGCTACTACTATCCGAATAGCAACTACCAGAGTGGCTATCAAACTCAACATTTTGCGACATCTCAACAAACGCCACTGATACGTCCACAGTCATCTAACATACCAGATCAAATTAATTCACCCAGTAATGATTATTCTAACTCAAGCATATTAAGCACACTTTCAACTGAAGAAGACTTTGATTTTTCGTAA